One Miscanthus floridulus cultivar M001 chromosome 11, ASM1932011v1, whole genome shotgun sequence DNA window includes the following coding sequences:
- the LOC136494665 gene encoding early nodulin-like protein 21: MANLRPLALLLAVLGCALCRHADATAFEVGGDDGWVVPSASDGGRYNQWASKNRFLVGDIVHFKYKEDSVMVVTEADYDSCRASHPIFFSNNGDTEVELDHPGPIYFISGDTGHCERGQRMVVRVVGPGAPPPAPPSPPAPTGAAAPAGTTGGALAGAIAAVAMALPVVVIGV; this comes from the exons ATGGCGAACCTCCGTCCGCTCGCGCTCCTCCTCGCCGTCCTCGGCTGCGCGCTGTGCCGCCACGCCGACGCGACCGCCTTCGAGGTCGGCGGCGACGACGGGTGGGTCGTGCCGTCGGCCAGCGACGGCGGCAGGTACAACCAGTGGGCGTCCAAGAACCGATTCCTTGTCGGCGACATCGTCC ACTTCAAGTACAAGGAGGACTCGGTGATGGTGGTGACGGAGGCCGACTACGACAGCTGCCGCGCGTCGCACCCCATCTTCTTCTCCAACAACGGCGACACGGAGGTGGAGCTGGACCACCCGGGCCCCATCTACTTCATCAGCGGCGATACCGGCCACTGCGAGCGCGGCCAGAGGATGGTCGTCAGGGTCGTCGGCCCGGGCGCGCCCCCGCCGGCGCCTCCGAGCCCTCCGGCCCCGACTGGCGCCGCCGCTCCAGCAGGCACCACCGGTGGCGCGCTGGCCGGCGCCATTGCAGCCGTGGCCATGGCGTTGCCGGTCGTCGTGATCGGCGTCTGA